The following proteins come from a genomic window of Salvia hispanica cultivar TCC Black 2014 chromosome 4, UniMelb_Shisp_WGS_1.0, whole genome shotgun sequence:
- the LOC125217910 gene encoding protein SET DOMAIN GROUP 41, protein MEMRAIQDIGIGEDLTPPLRPLAAVLHDSALNSHCSACFSTLPCQPFSPFVDNAPTDSPTPLYCSLNCSAADSALHSSSGEHHLLSNSPHSLWESSSDLRLSLRLAHIFQNLPQDCIFSPQSPFVGIKNESLCCLERISGLMTNRENLVFKKTQIDEYDYDESLKRIREGAEMMAKARGKDVNLEGFALEEMVLCLVMTNAVEVQEKSGSCLGIAVYDAAFSWINHSCSPNSCYRFSVGPANDERLPLRIAPAASIDVSFSGRNGDGLRHQISDRFGYGPTLVVRSVKSICKGEEVTIAYTDLLQPKEMRQAELLFKHRFICSCKRCGALPTSYTDYALQARPTENPKSSDHEIEKVMQNSVFEDAITDYLSFGDPKLCCQKLEVFLCDGEYSYKSLESKEAKLPQKVKCHPFHHRSLQAYTALASAYKVQACDLLALSCQLEALKMDKTSSAYSLLLAGVVNHLYMSEPAIVTAAANFWINAGESLLNLARRSLKDDAFLYGKPFKIDLSTLLTLKCDDCCLVDSLEANTVRPDRKMQLEEIKSRLCNCIANISSKIWSFLSSESNFLKFIQNPVDLRWLESPTDSEVSDTDSQSQIEICSNEVKMNLILLSIHCLRYGALLLSICYGFSVETNYLRALDVIMKA, encoded by the exons ATGGAGATGAGAGCGATCCAAGATATCGGCATAGGCGAAGACCTCACCCCACCCCTCCGCCCTCTCGCCGCCGTCCTCCACGACTCCGCCCTCAACTCCCATTGCTCCGCCTGCTTCTCCACCCTTCCTTGCCAGCCCTTCTCCCCTTTTGTCGATAATGCCCCAACTGACTCTCCCACTCCTCTCTACTGTTCCCTCAACTGCTCCGCCGCTGATTCCGCCCTCCATTCCTCCTCCGGTGAACACCACCTCCTCTCCAACTCTCCTCATTCCTTGTGGGAATCCTCCTCCGACCTCCGCCTCTCCCTCCGCCTCGCTCATATTTTCCAGAACCTTCCGCAAGATTGCATCTTTTCCCCTCAATCACCGTTTGttggaataaaaaatgaatcccTTTGTTGTTTGGAGAGAATTTCCGGTTTGATGACCAATCGCGAGAATTTGGTATTCAAGAAAACCCAAATTGATGAATATGATTACGACGAAAGTTTGAAGAGGATTAGAGAGGGGGCGGAGATGATGGCCAAGGCGAGGGGCAAAGATGTAAATTTAGAGGGCTTTGCGTTGGAAGAGATGGTTCTGTGTTTGGTAATGACCAATGCAGTTGAGGTTCAAGAAAAGAGCGGAAGTTGCTTAGGAATTGCTGTTTACGATGCTGCATTTTCCTGGATCAATCACAGTTGTTCTCCGAATTCTTGTTACCGGTTCTCGGTGGGGCCAGCGAACGACGAGCGGCTGCCTCTGAGGATTGCTCCGGCCGCCTCCATAGATGTCAGCTTTAGCGGTAGAAATGGTGATGGTTTGAGGCATCAAATTTCAG ACAGATTTGGTTATGGCCCAACACTTGTAGTTCGAAGTGTAAAGTCTATTTGCAAAGGTGAAGAGGTTACTATTGCATACACTGATTTGTTACAGCCTAAG GAAATGAGACAGGCAGAACTATTGTTCAAACATCGGTTCATCTGCAGCTGTAAGCGTTGTGGTGCTTTGCCTACAAGCTACACGGATTATGCCTTGCAA GCGCGCCCTACCGAGAATCCTAAGAGTTCAGATCACGAAATAGAGAAGGTGATGCAAAACTCTGTCTTTGAAGATGCCATTACTGACTACCTTTCGTTTGGTGACCCAAAATTATGCTGTCAAAAGCTTGAAGTCTTTCTTTGCGATGGCGAATACAGTTACAAGTCCCTCGAATCAAAGGAAGCAAAACTTCCGCAGAAAGTGAAGTGCCATCCTTTTCATCATCGTTCTCTCCAAGCTTATACCGCATTGGCTTCTGCTTATAAAGTTCaagcatgtgatttattggcTCTCAGTTGTCAACTTGAAGCTCTAAAAATGGACAAGACGAGTTCTGCATATTCGTTGTTGCTCGCTGGGGTGGTCAACCACCTTTACATGTCTGAACCAGCCATTGTGACAGCTGCTGCAAATTTCTGGATAAATGCAGGGGAATCACTGCTCAATCTTGCTAGAAGATCCTTGAAGGATGATGCTTTCCTGTATGGGAAACCATTCAAAATAGATTTATCGACCTTACTAACTCTCAAATGTGATGATTGTTGTCTTGTGGATAGTTTAGAAGCAAATACAGTTAGGCCAGATCGGAAGATGCAGTTGGAGGAAATAAAGAGTCGGCTGTGTAACTGCATTGCAAATATATCCTCAAAAATTTGGAGCTTTCTTTCTTCTGAAAGTAATTTTTTGAAGTTTATTCAGAACCCAGTTGATCTTAGGTGGCTTGAATCTCCAACAGATTCAGAGGTTTCAGATACCGACTCTCAGTCGCAGATTGAGATATGTAGTAATGAAGTGAAAATGAATCTCATTTTGCTGAGCATTCACTGTTTGAGGTATGGTGCTCTGTTATTAAGCATCTGTTACGGTTTTTCGGTCGAAACGAATTATCTTAGGGCTCTTGATGTTATAATGAAAGCCTGA